Proteins found in one Anoplolepis gracilipes chromosome 7, ASM4749672v1, whole genome shotgun sequence genomic segment:
- the Chd64 gene encoding myophilin: MACNRAAKSGFAAEAQRKINSKYSEELAQECLEWIKTIIGENINTNGDMDNFYETLKDGVLLCVLVNDIKEGSVKKINRTSLAFKCMENINAFLEAAKTLGVPAQETFQTVDLWERQNLNSVVICLQSLGRKAGNYGKPSIGPKEADKNVRNFTEEQLRAGQGVISLQYGSNKGANQSGINFGNTRHM; encoded by the exons ATCAACAGCAAGTACAGCGAGGAGCTGGCACAGGAATGTCTGGAATGGATCAAAACGATCATCGGCGAAAATATAAACACCAATGGGGACATGGATAACTTCTACGAAACTCTAAAGGATGGCGTTCTACTTTGCGT TTTGGTGAATGACATCAAGGAAGGTTCGGTGAAGAAAATTAACAGGACATCACTAGCTTTCAAATGtatggaaaatataaacgCCTTTCTGGAGGCTGCAAAAACATTAGGTGTTCCGGCGCAAGAGACTTTTCAGACCGTAGATCTCTGGGaaagacaaaatttaaattccgtTGTTATTTGCTTACAATCTCTTGGAAGAAAG GCGGGTAATTACGGTAAACCAAGTATCGGGCCTAAAGAAGCTGATAAAAATGTACGTAATTTCACGGAAGAACAACTTAGGGCTGGACAAGGCGTGATAAGTTTACAATACGGTAGCAATAAGGGTGCTAATCAAAGCGGCATTAATTTCGGAAACACCAGACATATGTAA
- the Mrps6 gene encoding small ribosomal subunit protein bS6m: MPTYEMPLILRVMRKPELVATLKRATTTIFNTGGFIRKIENWGVKPLPCKINAHGRVHKEANHFLIHFDIPPKEIDKIVDEYNRDTDIIRSRVFKQREPIKINCTFHDEMLPPPYRSSVQKLMELAKKQHNNKYDFKYNSGLDYYPFNK; encoded by the exons ATGCCAACATATGAAATGCCACTGATATTGCGTGTCATGAGAAAG CCGGAACTGGTAGCAACTTTAAAGAGAGCAACcacaacaatatttaatactggaggttttattagaaaaattgaaaattgggGAGTAAAACCACTTCCATGTAAAATCAATGCTCATGGACGTGTACATAAAGAAGCAAa ccATTTTCTTATACACTTTGATATACCTCCaaaagaaatagataaaattgtagATGAATACAACAGAGATACTGATATTATTAGATCAAGAGTATTTAAACAAAGGGaaccaattaaaataaactgtaCGTTCCATGATGAAATGTTACCACCACCATACAG GTCTAGTGTCCAAAAATTAATGGAATTGGCAAAGAAGcagcataataataaatacgactttaaatataatagtggATTGGACTATTatccttttaataaatag
- the LOC140667967 gene encoding uncharacterized protein: MAHAVENSRSNGIMFSPRTPQMRARQRFSLSTIRLIDEELDVSGLENLVGQTWNIYAVSALFGLQQDDIHFKLYSKRLREEIASTLSHEDVTYDAKFTIMENIVPKTNENYLPIKIEVIANINEGEKEKSLYQGILLSWRITQAEPNTKNLARLPLLLCRGTSNCIDAVHSTIIRMFDCLIITLSLKEDDLSWLLPIIIMTNKEEPVVSGEVQMVHTVPDLPVTDTITVKFQTTELRKILSAIIINQNDEVNTFLMREHVELFFEVLHKQMLVIGGINLGLCSLYRINLPGITIMENKMKIMNVEIMDNVLLYLNEKAFDIFHAVHIDT; the protein is encoded by the exons ATGGCTCACGCTGTAGAAAATAGTAGGTCTAACGGAATAATGTTTTCACCGCGGACACCACAAATGCGAGCACGACAACGATTTAGTTTAAGTACTATTAGACTAATAGATGAAGAGCTTGATGTTTCAGGACTTGAAA ATTTAGTAGGCCAAACATGGAATATTTATGCTGTATCTGCTTTATTTGGCCTTCAACAAGATGATATccattttaaactttattcaaaAAGACTAAGAGAAGAAATTGCAAGCACTTTATCACATGAAGATGTAACTTATGATGCAAAGTTTACTATTATGGAAAACATTGTGCCTAaaacaaatgaaaattatctACCAATCAAG attgaaGTTATAGCTAATATTAATGAaggcgagaaagagaaatctcTTTATCAAGGAATATTATTATCCTGGAGAATAACACAAGCTGAAccaaatacaaaaaatcttGCACGATTACCTCTTCTATTATGCCGTGGTACTAGTAATTGTATAGATGCTGTACATAGTACAATTATTCGTATGTTTGATTGCTTGATAATTACACTATCACTCAAAGAGGATGATTTAAGTTGGCTTCttcctattataattatgactaACAAAGAGGAGCCTGTAGTTTCTGGTGAAGTTCAAATGGTACATACAGTACCAGATTTACCAGTTACAGATACTATTACAGTTAAATTTCAAACTACAGAGCTAAGAAAGATATTGTCagc tattataataaaccaAAATGATGAGGTTAACACATTCCTTATGCGTGAACatgtagaattattttttgaagtcTTACATAAGCAAATGTTAGTAATCGGAGGTATAAATTTAGGATTATGTTCACTGTATAGGATTAATCTGCCTGGAATAACTATAATGGAGAACAAA atGAAGATAATGAATGTAGAAATTATGgacaatgtattattatatttaaatgaaaaagcttttgatatatttcatGCAGTGCATAttgatacatga
- the Snup gene encoding snurportin-1 — MESTEKYCDKMATEVLNNKSDSDTRESIRRMFYKNPIKKDNIKLEFNKTSHQEKRRRLLLEYQRKHRDEAVNAARGLFKEIYFSEFQNEETMDVEEYSTKSKCLQKYKKKNRMMLSEWMSDVPQDFSENWIMVPCPIGKRTRLVSGRGITKAYSRRGVLCNTFPSALPGGNSNADMRHSAIVDCIWVKNQQVYYICDVLYWCILPFTNCEAVFRLYWINNKIHEIEEFKECDSDANKFRILPLQNIDCNSDLSSALAQLDLELNCIDGFLFYHRNAQYNFGYTPLVTWLKPFMLSEVLGIFVPSPFDEKPDDYINFEHYIHKNTKSSSNKKQIVKNFMEIEYVAEDEIMIKEGCKYEKS, encoded by the exons ATGGAATCgactgaaaaat attGTGATAAAATGGCAACAGAagtattaaataacaagagTGATTCTGATACAAGAGAAAGTATACGTCggatgttttataaaaatccgaTTAAGAAAGATAATATCAAGTTGGAATTTAACAAGACATCACATCAAGAAAAAAGACGTAGactattattagaatatcaaAGGAA ACACAGAGATGAAGCAGTCAATGCTGCACGTGGTCTatttaaagagatatatttctCTGAATTTCAAAATGAAGAAACTATGGATGTGGAAGAATATTCAACAAAGTCTAAAtgcttacaaaaatataaaaaaaaaaatcgaatgaTGCTGTCAGAATGGATGTCTGATGTACCACAAGATTTTTCTGAGAATTGGATTATGGTTCCATGCCCTATAGGAAAACGGACTAGACTAGTTTCAGGACGG GGCATAACAAAGGCATATTCTAGAAGAGGTGTACTATGTAATACCTTTCCTTCGGCACTTCCAGGTGGAAATTCTAATGCAGATATGCGTCATTCTGCTATTGTAGATTGCATATGGGTAAAGAATCAACAAGTCTATTATATATGCGATGTCCTGTACTGGTGTATATTACCATTCACAAATTGTGAG gcCGTATTCAGGTTATAttggattaataataaaatacatgagATAGAAGAGTTCAAAGAATGTGATTCTGatgcaaataaatttcgtATCTTACCTCTACAAAATATTGATTGCAATTCAGACTTAAGTTCTGCTTTGGCACAACTTGATCTTGAATTAAATTGCATAGATgggtttttattttatcatcgtAATGCACAATACAATTTTGGATATACTCCACTTGTGACTTGGTTAAAACCTTTTATGTTATCTGAAGTACTTGGAATATTTGTACCTTCACCATTTGACGAAAAACCAGATGACTACATAAATTTtgaacattatatacataaaaataccaAGAGTAgcagtaataaaaaacaaattgttaaaaatttt atgGAAATAGAATATGTTGCTGAAGATGAAATTATGATTAAGGAAGGATGTAAATATGAGAAGtcataa
- the Fcp1 gene encoding RNA polymerase II subunit A C-terminal domain phosphatase isoform X1, translating to MAIIKITFPSDGPPGKILKWRVRLDTMVAAGRILLLYQNATSGNENEGAKEPERKLRATNFGRVKQILAKEGDIIQPGEEIALLEGCTHPTVMIDLCAECGADLRVQETGKDGNTAGVSQASVPMVHSIPELKVCPELAEKIGKEDEQRLLKDRKLVLLVDLDQTIVHTTNDNIPPNLKDVFHFQLYGPNSPWYHTRFRPNTRHFLSEMSRLYELHICTFGARIYAHTVASLLDKDGVLFSHRILSRDECFDPASKTANLKALFPCGDDLVCIIDDREDVWQGCGNLVQVKPYHFFRHTGDINAPPGLEKSDVSHSSEPTNINESDNKNGVSGSLSEVGQLSSDNPSVKEINHAEDEKDKKDEKIENKIADTKNGDVKMNSIEEDADSNVQSNIVKENDKIDQKMEDALPVETEMDNKQEASKRESNIIDEDDDDYLLYLEDILRRIHTEFYATLDQGNGRKSLRDIIPRVRSQVLKGLRLTFSGLIPTHQKLHQSRVYKVARAFGAEVTQDLTEKTTHLVAIRKGTAKANTARKDANIKIVNPEWLWTCAERWERVDERLFPLTSQARGSRVPPPHCSSPERVEDLESDNANSFANSINPLMSFTQEEIEFMDKEVNEDMEEQDMVFENADDAEEYGTKIHYRSSDSEDSMNGESDVSKRKKRKIYNGNSDKSSSDEKDEKCDSDEDDNDDDDDADNDEDDDDPVICFRRGQDLPDDLDLGDNSQDSIDDFEEDNEDDREWNALGAALEREFLSE from the exons ATggcaataataaagattacatTCCCATCGGACGGTCCACCCGGGAAGATATTGAAATGGAGAGTACGTTTAGACACGATGGTCGCGGCGGGTAGAATATTGTTACTGTACCAAAATGCAACGTCGGGCAATGAGAACGAAGGCGCTAAAGAACCCGAGAGAAAACTGCGAGCCACAAATTTCGGCCGCGTCAAACAAATCCTCGCCAAGGAAGGTGACATCATTCAACCTGG GGAAGAGATAGCTCTACTGGAAGGATGTACGCATCCTACTGTGATGATAGATTTGTGCGCAGAATGTGGAGCAGATTTGAGAGTCCAAGAAACTGGAAAGGATGGAAATACAGCTGGAGTATCGCAAGCTAGTGTACCTATGGTACACAGTATACCAGAGCTGAAAGTATGTCCCGAATTAGctgaaaaaattggaaaagagGATGAACAACGTCTTTTGAAAGATCGAAAATTAGTACTACTTGTGGATCTTGATCAAACGATAGTTCACACAACAAATGATAATATTCCAcctaatttaaaa gatgtttttcattttcaattatacGGACCAAACTCTCCATGGTATCATACCAGATTCAGACCAAATACTCGACATTTTCTCTCAGAGATGAGTCGTTTGTAcgaattacatatttgtacTTTTGGAGCAAGGATTTATGCACATACTGTTGCATCATTGTTAGATAAAGATGGAGTTCTGTTTTCTCATAGGATACTTTCTAGAGACGAATGTTTTGATCCAGCATCAAAAACTGCAAATCTCAa agctTTGTTTCCATGCGGCGATGACTTAGTATGTATCATAGATGATAGGGAAGATGTGTGGCAAGGATGTGGAAATCTAGTTCAGGTTAAACCCTATCACTTTTTCCGCCATACTGGCGATATTAATGCACCACCGGGATTGGAAAAAAGTGACGTATCACATTCGTCTGAACccacaaatataaatgaatcgGATAACAAGAATGGTGTGTCTGGATCATTAAGTGAAGTCGGACAGTTATCGTCAGATAATCCctcagtaaaagaaataaatcatgCAGAAGatgaaaaagataagaaagatgagaaaattgaaaataaaatagcagACACAAAGAACGGAGATGTCAAAATGAATAGCATTGAAGAAGATGCAGATTCTAATGTCCAGTCTAATATTGTAAAAGAGAATGATAAAATAGATCAAAAAATGGAAGATGCATTACCTGTAGAAACCGAAATGGATAACAAGCAAGAAGCATCAAAGCGggaaagtaatataatagacGAAGATGACGATGATTACCTGTTATACTTAGAAGATATTCTTCGAAGAATTCATACTGAATTTTACGCTACATTGGATCAAGGAAATGGTCGAAAATCTCTCCGAGATATAATCCCGCGAGTGCGTTCCCAAGTGTTGAAAGGATTACGTTTAACTTTTAGTGGTTTGATACCTACTCATCAAAAGCTTCACCAAAGCCGCGTATATAAAGTCGCGAGAGCATTTGGAGCGGAAGTGactcaa GATTTGACGGAGAAAACCACACATTTAGTTGCTATTAGAAAGGGTACAGCCAAAGCAAACACAGCCAGAAaagatgcaaatataaaaatcgtaaATCCAGAGTGGTTATGGACATGCGCGGAACGCTGGGAACGTGTGGATGAACGTCTGTTTCCTCTTACATCACAG GCCCGCGGATCCAGAGTACCACCACCACACTGTAGTAGCCCCGAACGTGTCGAAGATCTAGAAAGTGATAACGCAAATTCCTTCGCTAATTCTATCAATCCATTAATGTCATTCACTCAAGAGGAAATCGAATTTATGGATAAGGAAGTAAATGAGGATATGGAAGAACAAGACATGGTTTTTGAAAATGCAGATGACGCAGAAGAATATGGAACGAAAATACATTATCGGAGTTCAGATTCTGAGGATTCTATGAATG GTGAATCGGATGtgtcaaaaagaaagaaaagaaagatttacAATGGCAACTCTGATAAAAGTTCTTCGGatgaaaaagatgaaaaatgtGACAGTGATGAGGATGacaatgatgatgatgatgatgctgATAATGATGAGGATGATGATGATCCTGTTATATGTTTTAGAAGAGGACAAGATTTGCCAGATGATTTAGATCTTGGTGATAATTCACAAGATTCAATAGATGACTTTGAAGAAGATAATGAAGATGATCGAGAATGGAATGCATTGGGTGCTGCACTTGAAAGAGAGTTTCTCTCTGAGTGA
- the Fcp1 gene encoding RNA polymerase II subunit A C-terminal domain phosphatase isoform X2 has protein sequence MIDLCAECGADLRVQETGKDGNTAGVSQASVPMVHSIPELKVCPELAEKIGKEDEQRLLKDRKLVLLVDLDQTIVHTTNDNIPPNLKDVFHFQLYGPNSPWYHTRFRPNTRHFLSEMSRLYELHICTFGARIYAHTVASLLDKDGVLFSHRILSRDECFDPASKTANLKALFPCGDDLVCIIDDREDVWQGCGNLVQVKPYHFFRHTGDINAPPGLEKSDVSHSSEPTNINESDNKNGVSGSLSEVGQLSSDNPSVKEINHAEDEKDKKDEKIENKIADTKNGDVKMNSIEEDADSNVQSNIVKENDKIDQKMEDALPVETEMDNKQEASKRESNIIDEDDDDYLLYLEDILRRIHTEFYATLDQGNGRKSLRDIIPRVRSQVLKGLRLTFSGLIPTHQKLHQSRVYKVARAFGAEVTQDLTEKTTHLVAIRKGTAKANTARKDANIKIVNPEWLWTCAERWERVDERLFPLTSQARGSRVPPPHCSSPERVEDLESDNANSFANSINPLMSFTQEEIEFMDKEVNEDMEEQDMVFENADDAEEYGTKIHYRSSDSEDSMNGESDVSKRKKRKIYNGNSDKSSSDEKDEKCDSDEDDNDDDDDADNDEDDDDPVICFRRGQDLPDDLDLGDNSQDSIDDFEEDNEDDREWNALGAALEREFLSE, from the exons ATGATAGATTTGTGCGCAGAATGTGGAGCAGATTTGAGAGTCCAAGAAACTGGAAAGGATGGAAATACAGCTGGAGTATCGCAAGCTAGTGTACCTATGGTACACAGTATACCAGAGCTGAAAGTATGTCCCGAATTAGctgaaaaaattggaaaagagGATGAACAACGTCTTTTGAAAGATCGAAAATTAGTACTACTTGTGGATCTTGATCAAACGATAGTTCACACAACAAATGATAATATTCCAcctaatttaaaa gatgtttttcattttcaattatacGGACCAAACTCTCCATGGTATCATACCAGATTCAGACCAAATACTCGACATTTTCTCTCAGAGATGAGTCGTTTGTAcgaattacatatttgtacTTTTGGAGCAAGGATTTATGCACATACTGTTGCATCATTGTTAGATAAAGATGGAGTTCTGTTTTCTCATAGGATACTTTCTAGAGACGAATGTTTTGATCCAGCATCAAAAACTGCAAATCTCAa agctTTGTTTCCATGCGGCGATGACTTAGTATGTATCATAGATGATAGGGAAGATGTGTGGCAAGGATGTGGAAATCTAGTTCAGGTTAAACCCTATCACTTTTTCCGCCATACTGGCGATATTAATGCACCACCGGGATTGGAAAAAAGTGACGTATCACATTCGTCTGAACccacaaatataaatgaatcgGATAACAAGAATGGTGTGTCTGGATCATTAAGTGAAGTCGGACAGTTATCGTCAGATAATCCctcagtaaaagaaataaatcatgCAGAAGatgaaaaagataagaaagatgagaaaattgaaaataaaatagcagACACAAAGAACGGAGATGTCAAAATGAATAGCATTGAAGAAGATGCAGATTCTAATGTCCAGTCTAATATTGTAAAAGAGAATGATAAAATAGATCAAAAAATGGAAGATGCATTACCTGTAGAAACCGAAATGGATAACAAGCAAGAAGCATCAAAGCGggaaagtaatataatagacGAAGATGACGATGATTACCTGTTATACTTAGAAGATATTCTTCGAAGAATTCATACTGAATTTTACGCTACATTGGATCAAGGAAATGGTCGAAAATCTCTCCGAGATATAATCCCGCGAGTGCGTTCCCAAGTGTTGAAAGGATTACGTTTAACTTTTAGTGGTTTGATACCTACTCATCAAAAGCTTCACCAAAGCCGCGTATATAAAGTCGCGAGAGCATTTGGAGCGGAAGTGactcaa GATTTGACGGAGAAAACCACACATTTAGTTGCTATTAGAAAGGGTACAGCCAAAGCAAACACAGCCAGAAaagatgcaaatataaaaatcgtaaATCCAGAGTGGTTATGGACATGCGCGGAACGCTGGGAACGTGTGGATGAACGTCTGTTTCCTCTTACATCACAG GCCCGCGGATCCAGAGTACCACCACCACACTGTAGTAGCCCCGAACGTGTCGAAGATCTAGAAAGTGATAACGCAAATTCCTTCGCTAATTCTATCAATCCATTAATGTCATTCACTCAAGAGGAAATCGAATTTATGGATAAGGAAGTAAATGAGGATATGGAAGAACAAGACATGGTTTTTGAAAATGCAGATGACGCAGAAGAATATGGAACGAAAATACATTATCGGAGTTCAGATTCTGAGGATTCTATGAATG GTGAATCGGATGtgtcaaaaagaaagaaaagaaagatttacAATGGCAACTCTGATAAAAGTTCTTCGGatgaaaaagatgaaaaatgtGACAGTGATGAGGATGacaatgatgatgatgatgatgctgATAATGATGAGGATGATGATGATCCTGTTATATGTTTTAGAAGAGGACAAGATTTGCCAGATGATTTAGATCTTGGTGATAATTCACAAGATTCAATAGATGACTTTGAAGAAGATAATGAAGATGATCGAGAATGGAATGCATTGGGTGCTGCACTTGAAAGAGAGTTTCTCTCTGAGTGA
- the Mrps17 gene encoding small ribosomal subunit protein uS17m: MAGGGVRASKTALRYLLGTCVPSSKQNAAKVRISHLEFNDFIRLHYKKYDFIYANDPQKLCKSGDVILIKELPSKLTRLITHEVIEVIYPLGDITDPVTGKKVVASQYREDIDEKDKLFGKKDSAFDYSKAPRRGRLEGVRDFTHKKMYLKYYDDPNDPQPDTVY; encoded by the exons ATGGCTGGCGGAGGAGTTCGCGCGAGTAAAACCGCATTGCGATATCTTCTTGGAACATGCGTACCTTCGTCCAAACAAAATGCTGCCAAAGTGAGAATATCACATTTAGAATTCAACGATTTCATTCGTTTG CATTACAAAAAGTACGACTTCATTTATGCCAATGATCCGCAGAAGCTATGCAAATCCGGCGATGTAATCTTGATCAAAGAATTACCAAGTAAATTAACACGTCTGATTACGCACGAA GTTATTGAAGTGATATACCCTCTAGGAGACATAACAGATCCAGTTACAGGAAAGAAAGTTGTCGCATCTCAATATAG gGAAGATATAGATGAAAAGGACAAATTATTTGGCAAAAAAGACTCTGCCTTCGATTATTCAAAAGCACCAAGAAGAGGGAGACTGGAAGGTGTAAGAGATTTCACTcataagaaaatgtatttaaaatactatGATGATCCTAATGACCCACAACCAGATACAgtatactaa